The following are encoded together in the Culex pipiens pallens isolate TS chromosome 1, TS_CPP_V2, whole genome shotgun sequence genome:
- the LOC120413395 gene encoding uncharacterized protein LOC120413395 has protein sequence MESVTPFETMVTISPFLVVVLLLIRFTSTSDYHQTLATYIASLTKHLASNQTGTFDCWLYHACSDPPGTSGLLQAIAVQLEMQWIPRRIIDSRFPWTEETLNWNRPSLVVIHVEFTSHNPSVLANCGALLGLLDRQTRVLILLSFQSKMISVLTFSSSITTGQLFNVAFLSVVEESMIFPDIHVRRFVRTRKFKTPDEMFPDQSRYLHGLPLRYSVLNGFLNACIGNNCQGFDVTLAKEFARYLNTTPQYVKFVCPYKINKEKDSESNCIYNVTYEPDCPFDIFADSATGEQFIRHYLDKPVPLENVFLAPRGRSLNIAELFLQPFQTELWILFFIGMVTIKLVSLLIPNTFKNDPILLPICGFERFSLNQADRNEKLVMLSLIALFFFISNAYETKIISLMSNKPRVASLATLQDVLNSVTQVKAERFLADSFPMFKLLYSYHDQGPNALDGTSVYLMNGVVGSLLIQRPVNWDYESNQPRYKVMDEKLAMIVGFYPLPVRSALKPHFRFVQKALFESGILSRWRQEWFVQGDLKYSNSTLPGGVNPSSDILTYSDLMPAWFVVLTGGTKGKTTLHIAPE, from the exons ATGGAGAGTGTCACACCATTCGAGACCATGGTCACCATCAGTCCATTTCTGGTAGTAGTGCTCTTGCTGATCAGATTCACATCAACCTCTGATTACCACCAAACCTTAGCCACCTACATCGCTTCCCTAACCAAACACCTCGCCTCGAACCAAACTGGAACCTTCGATTGCTGGCTGTACCATGCCTGCAGTGATCCTCCCGGAACAAGCGGACTACTGCAAGCGATCGCCGTCCAACTGGAGATGCAGTGGATACCAAGACGCATCATCGACAGTCGCTTCCCGTGGACGGAAGAGACGCTCAACTGGAACCGTCCGTCACTAGTCGTCATTCATGTCGAATTCACCAGCCACAATCCGTCGGTGCTGGCCAATTGCGGTGCGCTGCTGGGACTTTTGGATCGTCAAACCCGAGTGCTAATACTGCTCAGCTTTCAATCGAAAATGATTTCCGTGCTAACATTTTCGTCGTCAATCACCACCGGCCAGCTCTTCAACGTGGCCTTTCTTTCGGTCGTCGAGGAGTCAATGATATTCCCAGACATTCACGTTCGAAGATTCGTCAGGACTCGGAAGTTCAAAACTCCAGACGAGATGTTCCCGGATCAGTCACGATATCTGCACGGATTACCTCTCCGCTACAGTGTTCTCAACGGATTCCTAAACGCTTGCATCGGAAACAACTGCCAGGGCTTTGACGTTACTCTTGCCAAAGAGTTTGCCAGATATCTCAACACTACACCGCAGTATGTAAAGTTtgtctgtccatacaaaatcaACAAGGAAAAAGATTCCGAAAGCAACTGCATCTACAACGTGACCTACGAGCCGGACTGTCCGTTCGATATCTTCGCCGATTCCGCAACTGGTGAGCAGTTCATACGACACTACTTGGACAAGCCAGTCCCACTCGAAAACGTCTTTCTCGCCCCGCGTGGAAGATCCCTGAACATCGCAGAGCTGTTCCTGCAGCCCTTCCAAACCGAACTGTGGATTCTGTTCTTCATCGGAATGGTAACAATCAAGCTGGTCTCCCTCCTGATCCCCAACACCTTCAAGAACGATCCCATCCTGCTACCGATTTGTGGCTTCGAGCGATTCAGCCTCAACCAAGCCGATCGTAACGAAAAGCTAGTGATGCTCTCCCTAATCGCACTCTTCTTCTTCATCTCCAACGCGTACGAAACCAAGATCATCTCGCTGATGAGCAACAAACCACGTGTCGCGTCATTAGCCACCCTCCAAGACGTCCTCAACAGTGTCACCCAAGTAAAAGCTGAACGTTTCCTAGCCGACAGCTTCCCCATGTTCAAACTCCTCTACAGCTACCACGATCAGGGCCCAAACGCGCTCGACGGAACCAGCGTCTACCTGATGAATGGAGTCGTGGGATCGCTGCTGATTCAGCGCCCCGTCAACTGGGACTACGAAAGCAATCAGCCGCGGTACAAAGTCATGGACGAAAAGCTAGCGATGATCGTCGGGTTCTACCCGCTGCCGGTCCGGAGTGCCCTCAAGCCTCACTTTCGATTCGTGCAAAAGGCCCTGTTTGAGTCGGGAATTCTGAGTCGATGGCGCCAGGAGTGGTTTGTTCAGGGGGATCTAAAGTACTCAAATTCGACGCTGCCGGGTGGGGTGAATCCCAGCTCGGATATTCTCACGTACTCGGATTTGATGCCGGCCTGGTTCGTTGT CCTTACGGGCGGGACCAAGGGGAAAACCACTCTGCACATTGCCCCCGAGTAG